One genomic region from Clostridiales bacterium encodes:
- the trxA gene encoding thioredoxin translates to MIKLNPTVEEFNDITASGKTLVDFWASWCGPCRMQAPIVEKLAETTDVKVIKIDVDQDDILPMDFQVSSIPTLVLFEDGIVVEKFIGLTDIDEIKKAFGI, encoded by the coding sequence ATGATAAAACTCAACCCCACCGTGGAAGAATTTAACGATATTACCGCTAGCGGCAAAACGCTCGTGGACTTTTGGGCGAGCTGGTGCGGCCCGTGCCGTATGCAAGCGCCTATCGTGGAAAAGCTAGCCGAAACCACCGACGTAAAGGTCATAAAAATCGACGTCGATCAAGACGATATCCTGCCTATGGATTTTCAGGTGAGCAGTATTCCCACACTCGTGCTGTTCGAGGACGGTATCGTCGTGGAAAAGTTTATAGGACTTACCGATATCGACGAAATAAAAAAAGCGTTCGGAATATAA
- a CDS encoding glutamate--tRNA ligase, producing MVRTRFAPSPTGYLHIGGLRTALYAYLFAKKHGGKFILRIEDTDQTREVEGAVDIIISALDKAGIHYDEGPIVGGDCGPYVQSERKQIYLDYAQKLIDSGDAYYCFCTKERLNEIHEKGATKYDKHCLKLSKKEAQERIARGEPYVIRQNIPESGSSTYHDEVFGDVTVEFKDLEDNILIKSDGMPTYNFANVIDDHLMGITHCIRGVEYLMSTPKYNLLYDALGWERPVYIHLQPIMRDERHKLSKRDGDAGFEDFLRKGFLPHAIVNYIALLGWNPKNNIEKMSMDELIDSFSIEGLQKSSSIFDETKMRWLNSLYIKELSVDEFHEAALPFYEQYCPGKNIDYKYLSELLQSRCEVLADIKERAAFLDAFDGFDLELFVNKKWKTTVDMAKELIDDCIKATEADDLNAELEKLAESKGLKKGQVLWIHRIALTGAAATPGGGAEMVKLFGKTEAIRRLKEVKARLK from the coding sequence ATGGTTCGCACAAGATTTGCACCAAGCCCCACGGGCTACCTACACATAGGCGGTCTGCGCACCGCGCTCTACGCCTATCTTTTCGCCAAAAAGCACGGCGGCAAATTTATTCTTCGCATAGAGGACACCGACCAGACCCGCGAGGTCGAGGGTGCGGTGGATATTATAATTTCGGCGCTCGACAAGGCGGGCATTCACTACGACGAGGGTCCTATCGTCGGCGGCGATTGCGGTCCGTACGTTCAGTCCGAGCGCAAACAGATATACCTCGACTACGCGCAAAAGCTTATTGACAGCGGCGACGCGTACTACTGCTTCTGCACCAAAGAGCGGCTCAACGAGATTCACGAGAAGGGCGCGACCAAGTACGACAAGCACTGTCTTAAACTAAGCAAGAAGGAAGCGCAAGAACGCATAGCGCGCGGCGAGCCGTACGTTATCCGCCAGAACATTCCCGAAAGCGGCTCGTCCACCTATCACGACGAGGTGTTCGGCGACGTGACCGTAGAGTTCAAGGATTTGGAGGACAATATCCTCATCAAGTCCGACGGTATGCCGACCTACAACTTCGCAAACGTTATCGACGATCACCTTATGGGGATCACCCATTGCATACGCGGTGTGGAATACCTAATGTCCACGCCCAAGTACAATCTTTTGTACGACGCGCTCGGCTGGGAACGCCCCGTGTATATTCACCTTCAACCGATAATGCGCGACGAGCGGCACAAGCTTTCTAAGCGCGACGGCGACGCAGGCTTCGAGGACTTTTTGCGCAAAGGCTTCCTTCCCCACGCCATCGTCAATTATATTGCATTGCTCGGCTGGAACCCCAAAAACAACATCGAAAAGATGTCGATGGATGAGCTTATAGACAGCTTCTCGATAGAAGGCCTGCAAAAGTCGTCGTCCATATTTGACGAAACCAAGATGCGCTGGCTCAACTCGCTGTATATTAAGGAACTCTCGGTCGACGAATTCCACGAGGCGGCGCTTCCTTTCTACGAGCAGTACTGCCCCGGCAAGAATATCGACTATAAGTACCTTTCGGAGCTTTTGCAGTCGCGCTGCGAGGTGCTTGCGGACATAAAAGAGCGCGCGGCGTTCCTCGACGCGTTCGACGGGTTCGACCTCGAACTGTTCGTCAATAAAAAGTGGAAAACGACGGTCGACATGGCGAAAGAGCTTATCGACGACTGTATAAAAGCGACCGAGGCGGACGACCTCAACGCCGAGCTCGAAAAGCTAGCGGAGAGCAAGGGCTTGAAGAAAGGTCAGGTGCTGTGGATACACCGCATTGCGCTCACGGGCGCGGCGGCGACCCCTGGCGGCGGCGCGGAAATGGTAAAGCTGTTCGGCAAGACCGAAGCTATCCGCAGGCTCAAAGAAGTAAAAGCGCGGCTTAAATAA
- a CDS encoding M20 family metallopeptidase, translating to MDERLSKNILDDLAEIVAIPSVYTTPEEGAPYGKPCRDALDWFVKKARGYGLKADIIDGACAYAEVGEGKECIGILAHLDVVPAGNGWATDPFKMVEENGKVYGRGVGDDKGSAVVCLHVLKTLKENGQKLKRRVRLIVGADEERGSSCIRTYLSSGGEVPAMSFVPDSEFPIINSEKGITHIVFSFKDEALTNNIDYIDGAACANAVPDRSTVKIIKDSPLYNALYKACGGAPTAEIFKTAPLAERIVSDGNGFGDFEIVNAADGVRLTANGTAEHASTPEKGDNALWKTLGVLEALNGVIGSKYLPAIYENMCTTLATEKLGIYIDDEKSGDTTMCLSQAWIENDTLCLMVDYRLPLGQTAEAVASAVCKKLGCTADIKSYAKNLYIDENAPLIKTLLGVYRRITGDMTAPIKSGGGTYARELPNAVAFGCTPIDLDINMHRADENFPVAQLFKNYEIYLAAAVELANL from the coding sequence ATGGACGAAAGGTTATCAAAAAACATACTCGACGATCTCGCCGAAATCGTGGCTATTCCCAGCGTTTACACAACCCCCGAAGAAGGCGCGCCTTACGGTAAGCCCTGCCGCGACGCGCTCGATTGGTTCGTGAAAAAGGCTAGGGGCTACGGGCTTAAAGCCGATATAATAGACGGCGCGTGCGCTTACGCCGAGGTCGGCGAGGGCAAGGAGTGCATAGGCATTCTCGCGCATCTTGACGTTGTGCCCGCAGGAAACGGCTGGGCGACCGACCCGTTCAAGATGGTCGAGGAAAACGGCAAGGTGTACGGCAGGGGCGTGGGCGACGACAAGGGCTCGGCGGTCGTGTGCTTGCACGTGCTCAAAACGCTCAAAGAGAACGGGCAAAAGCTCAAACGACGCGTGCGGCTTATCGTCGGCGCGGATGAGGAGCGCGGCAGCTCGTGCATACGCACCTACTTATCAAGCGGCGGCGAGGTCCCCGCTATGTCGTTCGTGCCCGACTCGGAGTTCCCGATCATCAACAGCGAAAAGGGCATAACGCATATTGTGTTCTCGTTCAAGGACGAAGCGCTCACGAATAATATCGACTATATCGACGGCGCGGCGTGTGCCAACGCGGTGCCCGACCGTTCGACCGTTAAAATAATAAAGGACAGCCCGCTCTACAACGCGCTTTATAAAGCGTGCGGCGGCGCGCCCACCGCCGAGATCTTCAAGACCGCTCCGCTCGCCGAGCGTATCGTGTCCGACGGCAACGGCTTCGGCGATTTCGAGATAGTAAACGCGGCGGACGGCGTTCGGCTGACCGCAAACGGCACGGCGGAGCACGCGTCCACGCCCGAAAAAGGGGATAACGCGTTGTGGAAAACTCTGGGCGTTCTCGAAGCGCTTAACGGCGTTATCGGCTCTAAGTATTTACCCGCTATTTACGAAAATATGTGCACGACGCTCGCCACCGAAAAGCTCGGTATTTATATCGACGACGAAAAGAGCGGCGACACGACCATGTGCTTGTCGCAGGCGTGGATAGAGAACGACACGCTTTGCCTTATGGTTGATTACCGCTTGCCGCTCGGTCAAACCGCCGAGGCTGTGGCGAGTGCGGTCTGCAAAAAGCTCGGTTGCACGGCGGATATCAAGTCGTACGCCAAGAACCTTTATATTGACGAGAACGCGCCGCTTATCAAAACGCTTCTCGGCGTGTATAGGCGGATCACGGGCGACATGACGGCGCCCATCAAGTCGGGCGGCGGCACGTACGCGCGCGAGCTTCCCAACGCAGTGGCGTTCGGCTGCACGCCTATCGATTTGGATATAAATATGCACCGCGCCGACGAGAACTTCCCCGTTGCGCAGCTTTTCAAGAACTACGAGATATATCTCGCGGCAGCTGTCGAGCTTGCCAACTTATAA
- a CDS encoding type IV secretory system conjugative DNA transfer family protein: protein MDNEKKTLSGKEWDIFCEIARNEPNKEHTELRSVAQAAASELYCTYRYGDTPPEDARGCTLMSFRNTQGELMITKMKQRKHELVVAMSGAGKTQGCILNEALNMDGKTSYIFTDPKGEVTERTYEYAVKRYGKDNVIIANYMQPQFSHVKINPLIKLARKWLMVENAPDHIKRQVRDNIITEITKFLEVTFVIKSVKDPTWEETARNFIFAIIMGLIEDLTLTPEQEASTRRVRTYPEQVNFATVLKIFNSFSWERSMEDHGFLSKREHRSLAYQNSKAVINNANNTRANYLQFVENFLRPFVEPKINQMSSNDTFDFESMATTPKVLFVIYDLSDVNVREWVNNVLADSLQTLLAFSHKTSKPFDVPVVFACDEFPSLQPHKIYPTILETGRGSNLFMMLSVQSLSQIQARYPDDYVSMLENCAVRVFLGTNDTNTAKAFIDNMGQTTVPSASAYLHGRYSSEAVNVVTTDELMHRMSYGESYICVDREMPIHGNYELYYSTPEYTANGMTPNDSHGPLTLIQAPSEYYASWLDGDDDDDDEDDDDGPFFRHSKPKPYGKKKAEYKPGPKPIKPNEFKDLYKDLYDPNVVDTAFEKPYVELLVYPESKDTRWKEAGADGILVAGGARPTYSVVITENKGVQRPHELAIVACAIDKPIRETLALVTGSLPVRVCGGLSLIKATRVIRALRECKIEAALVYDLPYGEITDVDKRYNTADNPDRKCMDIIELVAAFDRTQTRQQAIEKAKELAALAKEQGLPQKEQEIYDRVVTEFEKSSDRDFEIMRDTLAIMAG, encoded by the coding sequence ATGGATAACGAAAAGAAAACTCTTTCGGGCAAGGAGTGGGATATCTTTTGCGAGATAGCCCGCAACGAGCCCAACAAGGAGCATACCGAGCTCAGGTCTGTGGCGCAGGCGGCGGCGAGCGAGCTTTACTGCACATACCGCTACGGCGACACGCCGCCCGAGGACGCGCGCGGTTGCACGCTCATGTCGTTCCGTAACACGCAGGGCGAGCTCATGATCACCAAGATGAAACAGCGCAAGCACGAGCTAGTGGTGGCAATGTCGGGCGCGGGCAAAACGCAGGGCTGTATACTCAACGAGGCGCTCAATATGGACGGAAAGACCTCGTACATATTCACTGATCCCAAGGGCGAAGTGACCGAGCGCACGTACGAGTACGCAGTAAAGCGTTACGGCAAGGACAACGTTATAATCGCCAACTATATGCAACCGCAGTTCTCGCACGTAAAGATCAATCCGCTTATCAAGCTCGCGCGGAAATGGCTCATGGTCGAGAACGCGCCCGATCATATCAAGCGACAGGTGCGCGACAATATAATTACCGAGATAACCAAGTTTTTGGAAGTGACATTTGTCATTAAATCGGTCAAGGATCCGACCTGGGAAGAAACGGCGCGCAACTTTATTTTCGCCATAATCATGGGGCTGATAGAGGATCTCACGCTCACGCCCGAACAGGAAGCGTCGACCCGTCGCGTGCGCACATACCCCGAGCAGGTCAATTTTGCGACAGTGCTCAAAATCTTCAATTCATTCTCGTGGGAACGGTCTATGGAAGATCACGGGTTTTTGAGTAAGCGCGAACACCGCTCGCTCGCATACCAGAACTCCAAGGCGGTCATCAACAACGCCAACAATACTCGCGCGAACTACCTTCAATTCGTAGAAAATTTTCTTCGCCCGTTCGTCGAGCCCAAGATCAACCAAATGTCGAGCAACGACACGTTCGACTTCGAGAGCATGGCTACCACGCCCAAGGTGCTGTTCGTCATTTACGACCTAAGCGACGTTAATGTGCGCGAGTGGGTGAACAACGTTTTGGCGGACAGCCTGCAAACGCTTTTGGCGTTCAGCCACAAGACTTCCAAGCCCTTCGACGTGCCCGTCGTGTTCGCGTGCGACGAGTTCCCGTCGCTCCAACCGCATAAGATCTATCCCACAATACTCGAAACCGGCAGGGGATCGAATTTGTTCATGATGCTGTCGGTGCAGTCGCTCAGCCAGATCCAAGCGCGCTATCCCGACGACTACGTATCCATGCTCGAAAACTGCGCCGTGCGCGTGTTCCTCGGCACTAACGACACCAATACCGCCAAGGCATTTATAGACAACATGGGACAGACGACAGTGCCGAGCGCGAGCGCGTACTTGCACGGAAGGTACTCGTCCGAGGCGGTCAACGTCGTTACGACGGACGAGCTAATGCACCGCATGAGCTACGGCGAAAGTTATATTTGCGTCGACCGCGAAATGCCCATACACGGCAACTACGAACTGTACTACTCTACGCCGGAGTACACGGCAAACGGCATGACGCCCAACGACAGCCACGGACCGCTCACGCTAATTCAAGCGCCGAGCGAATACTACGCGAGCTGGTTGGATGGCGACGATGACGACGATGATGAAGACGATGACGACGGACCGTTCTTCCGCCACAGCAAGCCCAAACCGTACGGAAAAAAGAAAGCCGAGTATAAGCCCGGACCTAAGCCGATTAAGCCTAACGAGTTCAAGGACTTGTACAAGGACCTATACGACCCGAACGTGGTCGATACCGCTTTCGAAAAGCCGTACGTAGAGCTTTTGGTCTATCCCGAAAGTAAGGACACGCGGTGGAAGGAAGCAGGCGCGGACGGAATACTCGTTGCCGGCGGCGCTCGTCCGACCTACTCGGTGGTCATAACCGAAAACAAAGGAGTTCAGCGCCCGCACGAGTTGGCGATAGTCGCGTGCGCGATCGACAAGCCTATCCGCGAGACGCTCGCGCTCGTTACGGGAAGCTTGCCCGTGCGCGTGTGCGGCGGACTGTCCCTTATCAAGGCGACGCGCGTTATCCGTGCGCTCCGCGAGTGCAAGATAGAAGCGGCGCTCGTGTACGACCTGCCGTACGGCGAGATAACCGACGTCGATAAACGCTACAACACTGCCGACAATCCCGACCGAAAGTGCATGGATATTATCGAGCTTGTGGCGGCGTTTGACAGAACGCAAACGCGTCAGCAGGCGATAGAAAAGGCGAAAGAGCTCGCCGCGCTCGCCAAGGAGCAGGGCTTACCGCAAAAAGAGCAGGAAATCTACGACCGCGTAGTTACCGAGTTCGAGAAATCGTCCGACCGCGATTTCGAGATTATGCGCGACACGCTTGCGATTATGGCGGGGTGA
- a CDS encoding zinc-ribbon domain-containing protein has protein sequence MKKCNNCGHENSDDALFCGKCGQGLTEDKPELCSVCGAPIVKGMRFCVKCGHDKNAPSPLKEYCAVCGAEIKEGGKFCSKCGHSTTPPPQKIFCAICGAEIEGGEDFCSKCGTKVGTEPYRGEPITDFSAYERCPDCGAVLEKDSAFCLSCGRNLSSGKGVSSAKKSGAAKANVRAKFDKHSHYIVNAFIIALAVAMILISLLCPVKIAMPAPDLNDLISSSSYEDVDCEMMEISQSPWQILGALKYVSFDMKDKDAQKTIDDFEKEMNAAATATEKEFKKWYEIHENTATVQQALDKLYEITAKYMSDINLLGWEFVYTAVGAADYYTDIKNFEKNHTDELIVERDEAIVTLIASLVAVGLQLGIAAVSLVFLILAIVGMIKRKKFGVIAMSAVIMLMAGIGLIALSVAPVLAPSGALLVLAIIAAVSFFVFGLTRAILDGKSPVFIAKRVITAAFVLPAFFMLCTHFIKITEITETKSSTSAVRLKSPLGYVFGTIISTLEIGKIGSSNVIYSSASTVNGIVTFALGILSVIFLLVTAFIALRKLAYKTEKNDRFDTFALISSILLIALAIAPAIIGAVDKEALISGSDAGIQYKFAAGALVYVSMAFAIAAFVFELIFNAGRFANRPKPVTAPASPAAPATESAPQAETSTTVETVTTTETVTVTETAATVQPSEEKAPAAPVDELAEPTVTPTDAQVEPNVPEQPEAVVIEPQAEVEAANEEPKLTTPKAPATKTGTAKKPAPKSTGNKKPTAKSTAGKKPSTGTAAKKSTSGTTAKKSTAKKPADNQKTE, from the coding sequence ATGAAGAAGTGCAACAATTGCGGACACGAAAATAGCGACGACGCGTTGTTTTGCGGCAAGTGCGGGCAAGGTCTTACCGAAGATAAGCCCGAGCTTTGCTCTGTGTGCGGCGCGCCTATTGTTAAAGGTATGCGCTTTTGCGTTAAGTGCGGACACGACAAAAACGCGCCCTCCCCTCTGAAAGAATACTGCGCCGTATGCGGTGCGGAGATAAAAGAGGGCGGGAAATTTTGCTCCAAGTGCGGACATAGCACAACGCCCCCGCCCCAAAAGATTTTCTGCGCTATTTGCGGCGCGGAGATAGAGGGCGGCGAGGACTTTTGCTCCAAGTGCGGAACCAAGGTCGGCACCGAGCCCTACCGTGGCGAGCCTATAACCGATTTCTCGGCATACGAAAGATGTCCCGACTGCGGCGCGGTCCTCGAAAAAGACAGCGCGTTCTGCTTGTCCTGTGGACGCAATCTTTCGAGCGGTAAAGGCGTATCTTCCGCGAAAAAGAGCGGTGCGGCGAAAGCTAATGTGCGCGCTAAGTTCGACAAGCACTCGCACTATATAGTAAATGCGTTTATTATCGCGCTCGCGGTCGCGATGATTCTTATATCGTTATTATGTCCGGTTAAGATTGCAATGCCTGCGCCTGACCTTAACGATTTGATTTCGAGTTCGAGCTACGAGGACGTCGATTGCGAAATGATGGAAATATCGCAAAGCCCGTGGCAAATCTTAGGCGCGCTCAAATACGTATCTTTCGATATGAAAGATAAAGACGCTCAAAAGACTATCGACGATTTCGAAAAGGAAATGAACGCTGCGGCAACCGCCACCGAGAAGGAATTTAAGAAGTGGTATGAGATCCATGAGAACACCGCTACCGTACAACAAGCGTTAGACAAGCTTTACGAGATTACGGCTAAATATATGTCCGATATAAATCTTCTTGGTTGGGAATTTGTATATACTGCCGTAGGTGCGGCGGACTATTACACCGACATTAAGAACTTCGAGAAAAATCATACCGACGAGCTTATCGTCGAGCGTGATGAAGCAATAGTCACGCTTATAGCATCGCTCGTTGCGGTAGGTTTACAGCTCGGCATAGCCGCAGTATCGCTTGTATTCCTTATACTTGCAATCGTTGGCATGATCAAACGCAAAAAGTTCGGCGTTATAGCTATGTCGGCAGTTATTATGCTTATGGCGGGAATAGGTTTGATCGCTCTGTCGGTTGCACCCGTTTTAGCGCCGTCCGGTGCGTTGCTCGTGCTCGCGATTATTGCGGCGGTATCCTTCTTTGTATTCGGGCTTACCCGTGCGATTCTCGACGGAAAGAGTCCGGTGTTTATCGCCAAGCGCGTTATAACCGCAGCGTTTGTATTGCCCGCATTCTTCATGCTATGCACTCATTTTATTAAAATTACCGAGATTACGGAAACAAAGTCGTCGACTAGCGCCGTCAGACTTAAATCGCCGCTCGGCTACGTGTTTGGCACGATTATAAGCACATTAGAGATAGGGAAGATAGGAAGTTCAAATGTCATTTATTCAAGCGCAAGCACGGTTAACGGTATAGTGACATTTGCGCTCGGCATACTGTCGGTAATTTTCCTGCTTGTCACGGCGTTCATCGCATTACGCAAGCTCGCGTATAAAACCGAAAAGAACGACAGGTTCGATACGTTTGCGCTCATTTCTTCGATACTTCTTATCGCGCTCGCTATCGCGCCCGCTATTATCGGCGCGGTAGATAAAGAAGCGCTTATATCGGGTTCGGATGCCGGTATTCAGTACAAATTTGCGGCAGGCGCGCTCGTGTACGTTTCTATGGCGTTCGCCATCGCTGCGTTCGTGTTCGAGCTTATATTTAACGCGGGGCGTTTTGCGAATAGACCGAAGCCCGTAACCGCGCCCGCTTCGCCTGCGGCACCTGCGACGGAAAGCGCACCGCAAGCGGAAACTTCGACTACGGTCGAAACCGTGACAACGACCGAAACCGTAACGGTCACCGAAACCGCGGCGACTGTTCAGCCGAGCGAGGAAAAAGCTCCCGCTGCGCCCGTAGACGAGCTCGCCGAGCCGACCGTCACGCCGACGGACGCGCAGGTCGAGCCGAACGTGCCCGAACAGCCCGAGGCAGTGGTTATCGAGCCGCAAGCGGAAGTCGAAGCGGCAAACGAGGAACCTAAGCTCACTACGCCCAAGGCGCCCGCCACCAAAACGGGCACGGCTAAAAAGCCCGCGCCGAAAAGCACGGGCAACAAAAAGCCGACGGCTAAGAGCACGGCGGGCAAGAAACCGTCGACCGGCACCGCCGCCAAAAAATCGACGAGTGGCACGACCGCCAAAAAGTCGACCGCCAAGAAACCGGCGGACAACCAAAAAACCGAATAA